Proteins encoded within one genomic window of Amorphoplanes friuliensis DSM 7358:
- a CDS encoding ABC transporter permease: MSEATATVSRPAIDLARIKAWLPAYGVYVAIALLLVYNVLFTPNFLAWSNLRIQLIQVAPIVIVALGMALVIGTEGIDLSVGSVMALAAALIPLYLGYGVIAAILVSLVAGVLVGLINGTLVARVGLQPIVATLALFVGGRGLALVISDGQLKDVRNDDLIYLGSGDFLRIPVLVWIAALLVLVVAFVVRRTVFGRRLLAIGGNRPATELAGVPVKRVLITVYVVCSVLASIAGLLAVARIQSSDASAVGLLIELSAITAVVVGGTPLTGGKVRVLGTVAGALLMQLVVATMIKHNLQPSTTEMVQAVIILIAVYVARERKSR; the protein is encoded by the coding sequence ATGAGTGAGGCGACGGCCACGGTCTCGCGCCCGGCCATCGACCTGGCGCGGATCAAGGCATGGCTGCCGGCGTACGGCGTCTACGTGGCGATCGCGCTGCTGCTGGTCTACAACGTGCTGTTCACACCGAACTTCCTGGCCTGGAGCAACCTGCGGATCCAGCTGATCCAGGTGGCACCGATCGTCATCGTGGCGCTCGGCATGGCCCTGGTCATCGGCACCGAGGGCATCGACCTCTCGGTCGGCTCGGTGATGGCGCTGGCCGCGGCCCTGATCCCGCTCTACCTCGGGTACGGCGTCATCGCGGCCATCCTCGTCTCGCTGGTCGCCGGGGTGCTGGTCGGCCTGATCAACGGCACGCTGGTCGCCAGAGTCGGGTTGCAACCCATCGTCGCGACGCTGGCGTTGTTCGTCGGCGGGCGCGGCCTGGCCCTGGTCATCTCCGACGGTCAGCTCAAGGACGTCCGCAACGACGACCTGATCTACCTCGGCTCCGGCGACTTCCTCCGGATCCCGGTGCTGGTCTGGATCGCCGCCCTGCTGGTGCTGGTGGTCGCGTTCGTGGTGCGGCGCACCGTTTTCGGCCGCCGGCTGCTCGCGATCGGTGGCAACCGGCCCGCGACCGAGCTGGCCGGCGTACCCGTCAAGCGGGTCCTGATCACGGTCTACGTGGTCTGCTCGGTGCTCGCCTCGATCGCCGGTCTGCTCGCCGTGGCCCGCATCCAGTCCAGTGACGCCTCCGCGGTCGGCCTGCTCATCGAGCTCTCCGCGATCACCGCGGTGGTCGTCGGCGGCACACCCCTCACCGGCGGCAAGGTCCGCGTCCTCGGCACCGTCGCCGGCGCGCTGCTCATGCAGCTGGTCGTCGCCACCATGATCAAGCACAACCTGCAGCCGTCGACGACCGAGATGGTGCAAGCCGTCATCATCCTCATCGCCGTGTACGTCGCCCGAGAGAGGA
- a CDS encoding sugar ABC transporter ATP-binding protein → MALLEVVDVSKVFPGVRALDDVSFTLQAGEVHALVGENGAGKSTLIKVLTGVYQPDGGELRYRDEPAQFGTPMDAQRAGISTIYQEVNLIPLMSVAHNLFLGREPRTAFGLLDESRMHREASEILVRYGVTTDVRRQLGTLALGAQQMVALARAVMIDAKVVIMDEPTSSLEPREVQTLFGVIRDLHAQGIGIVYVSHRLDELYEICDTVTILRDGKLVHTGKLADLERIQLVSLMLGRDMSAVRREGFTGFAGEHATEADAAPVLKVTDLNSRHKLHDVSFSVRPGEVVGLGGLLGAGRSETIKAIGGAYPIDSGTIEVDGKDLKRPTTVQAVKAGIAVQPEDRKAEGIVAGLSVRENIALAVLPRLSKFGLVSDRKIDEIVRTYMSRLQIKASSPDQRVGDLSGGNQQKVLLARLLATQPKVLLLDEPTRGIDVGAKAEVQSLIDELASEGLGVVLVSSDAEELIEGADRVVVLRDGAVVGELLNENVTTEALLETIAAAAVVLEDNNE, encoded by the coding sequence ATGGCGCTGCTAGAAGTCGTCGATGTTTCCAAGGTGTTCCCGGGCGTCCGCGCCCTGGACGACGTCTCCTTCACTCTCCAGGCGGGCGAAGTGCACGCCCTGGTCGGTGAGAACGGCGCCGGTAAATCCACTCTCATCAAGGTGCTGACCGGCGTCTACCAGCCGGACGGCGGCGAGTTGCGCTACCGCGACGAGCCCGCCCAGTTCGGCACACCGATGGACGCCCAGCGGGCGGGGATCTCCACGATTTACCAGGAGGTCAACCTCATCCCGCTGATGAGCGTCGCGCACAACCTCTTCCTCGGCCGCGAGCCGCGCACCGCGTTCGGCCTGCTCGACGAGTCCCGCATGCACCGCGAGGCGAGCGAGATCCTGGTCCGTTACGGCGTCACGACCGACGTCCGGCGGCAGCTCGGCACGCTCGCCCTGGGTGCACAACAGATGGTGGCCCTGGCCCGTGCCGTGATGATCGACGCCAAGGTCGTCATCATGGACGAACCCACCTCGTCGCTGGAGCCGCGCGAGGTCCAGACCCTCTTCGGTGTCATCCGCGACCTGCACGCCCAGGGCATCGGCATCGTCTACGTCAGCCACCGCCTCGACGAGCTCTACGAGATCTGCGACACCGTCACGATCCTGCGCGACGGCAAGCTCGTGCACACCGGCAAACTCGCCGACCTGGAACGCATCCAGCTCGTCTCGCTCATGCTCGGGCGCGACATGTCGGCCGTACGCCGTGAGGGCTTCACCGGTTTTGCCGGCGAACACGCCACCGAGGCGGACGCCGCACCCGTCCTCAAGGTGACCGACCTCAACAGCCGCCACAAGCTGCACGACGTCAGCTTCTCCGTACGCCCCGGCGAGGTCGTCGGGCTGGGCGGGCTGCTCGGCGCCGGTCGCAGCGAGACGATCAAGGCGATCGGCGGGGCGTACCCGATCGACAGCGGCACCATCGAGGTCGACGGCAAGGACCTCAAGCGGCCCACCACCGTGCAGGCCGTCAAGGCCGGCATCGCCGTGCAGCCCGAGGACCGCAAGGCCGAGGGCATCGTCGCCGGCCTGTCCGTGCGCGAGAACATCGCCCTCGCCGTGCTGCCCCGGCTGTCGAAGTTCGGCCTGGTCTCCGACCGCAAGATCGACGAGATCGTCCGCACCTACATGAGCCGGCTGCAGATCAAGGCGTCCAGCCCGGACCAGCGTGTCGGCGACCTCTCCGGCGGCAACCAGCAGAAGGTCCTGCTCGCCCGCCTGCTCGCCACCCAGCCCAAGGTCCTGCTGCTCGACGAGCCCACCCGCGGCATCGACGTCGGCGCCAAGGCCGAGGTGCAGTCGCTCATCGACGAGCTCGCCTCGGAAGGACTCGGCGTGGTGCTGGTGTCCTCCGACGCGGAAGAACTGATCGAGGGCGCCGACCGCGTCGTGGTGCTGCGCGACGGCGCCGTCGTCGGCGAACTGCTGAACGAGAACGTCACCACCGAAGCCCTGCTCGAGACGATCGCCGCGGCGGCAGTAGTGCTGGAGGACAACAATGAGTGA
- a CDS encoding AbfB domain-containing protein has protein sequence MTEHRPRSWRRFLAVTVAALTASAGTLIVTTGPAAAFVPKTPPLVTPWTNQVSTTNPLPEYPRPQLTRPDWQNLNGIWQFAGASNINTPPVNQTLAEEVLVPYPIESALSGIMRHQDYMYYRRTFTVPAGWSGRNVQLNFGAVDWQSKVWVNGTLLGTHEGGYDKFSYDVTSTLRAGANEVIVGVWDPTNGQDIPVGKQRTNRGGIFYTPSSGIWQTVWLEPTNPARITRLDTTPNVGAGGLDLVVQAANASGQAVTAQVLSGGTVVGTATGTVGTSFRIPVPNAHLWTPDDPFLYDLRVTLASGDAVGGYFGMRSLGKAMLGGTLRPTLNGKFVFQLGTLDQGYWPDGISTAPTDTALRFDLEQQKALGFNMVRKHIKVENDRWFYWADRLGLMVWQDMPALASGRDPSAIGRTRFEKELKEMIDEHKGITSIVQWVPFNEGWGEYDAGRIADLVKSWDSTRLVNHNSGSNCCDSDPDPGNGDVIDDHMYVGPGITRAPTATRIAVNGEYGGLGLRVPNHEWPTAGKFAYEWLPDTNSLTNRYVQITSKLVDLISANGLSGSVYTEPTDVEEELNGFYTYDRQIQKMNFASVRAVNLRVLGAATGTTLPLNKLASLRVTTPGFTDRYLRHSNGTANTAVINGSSPTSDKQDATFWVRPGLSNSACYSFESRNFPGQYLRHRAYRVYREASTGGTFNADATFCARPGLSGGGTSLEASNLAGYYLRHRNSEVWMDPNNGGSFTNDATWSVVNPLWRSGADLTVGQNRSFRVTTAGYDTRYLRHRDSLARTDVISSGSVLQDRQDATFTVRAGLADSTCYTFESVNYPGRFLRHAAYRVQTATNDGTTTFQQDATFCAQPGLNGGSGNVSLESFNYAGYYWRHYGEAVYIATNGGGNAWDNPGGFNADVTWNNAAPLG, from the coding sequence GTGACTGAACACCGACCCAGGTCCTGGCGACGCTTCCTCGCCGTGACCGTTGCGGCCCTGACCGCCTCAGCCGGCACCCTGATCGTCACGACGGGTCCCGCCGCGGCGTTCGTGCCGAAGACCCCGCCGCTGGTCACCCCGTGGACCAACCAGGTCTCGACGACCAACCCGCTCCCCGAATATCCCCGCCCGCAGCTCACCCGGCCCGACTGGCAGAACCTCAACGGCATCTGGCAGTTCGCCGGCGCCTCGAACATCAACACCCCGCCGGTGAACCAGACGCTGGCCGAGGAGGTCCTGGTTCCGTACCCCATCGAGAGCGCTCTCTCCGGGATCATGCGGCACCAGGACTACATGTACTACCGCCGGACGTTCACCGTTCCCGCCGGCTGGAGCGGCCGCAACGTGCAGCTCAACTTCGGCGCCGTCGACTGGCAGTCGAAGGTCTGGGTCAACGGCACGCTGCTCGGCACGCACGAGGGCGGTTACGACAAGTTCTCCTACGACGTGACCAGCACCCTGCGCGCCGGCGCCAACGAGGTCATCGTCGGCGTCTGGGACCCGACCAACGGCCAGGACATCCCGGTCGGCAAGCAGCGGACCAACCGCGGCGGCATCTTCTACACACCGTCGTCCGGCATCTGGCAGACCGTCTGGCTGGAGCCGACCAACCCGGCCCGGATCACCCGCCTCGACACCACCCCGAACGTCGGTGCCGGTGGTCTCGACCTGGTCGTGCAGGCCGCCAACGCGAGCGGCCAGGCAGTCACCGCGCAGGTGCTCAGCGGCGGCACGGTCGTCGGCACGGCGACGGGCACGGTCGGCACGAGCTTCCGGATCCCGGTCCCCAACGCCCACCTGTGGACCCCCGACGATCCCTTCCTGTACGACCTGAGGGTCACCCTCGCGTCCGGTGACGCGGTCGGCGGCTACTTCGGCATGCGCTCGCTCGGCAAGGCGATGCTCGGCGGCACCCTGCGCCCGACGCTGAACGGCAAGTTCGTCTTCCAGCTCGGCACCCTCGACCAGGGCTACTGGCCGGACGGCATCTCGACCGCACCGACCGACACCGCGCTGCGCTTCGACCTGGAGCAGCAGAAGGCGCTCGGTTTCAACATGGTCCGCAAGCACATCAAGGTGGAGAACGACCGCTGGTTCTACTGGGCGGACCGCCTCGGCCTGATGGTCTGGCAGGACATGCCGGCGCTGGCCAGCGGGCGCGACCCGTCGGCCATCGGGCGTACGCGGTTCGAGAAGGAACTCAAGGAGATGATCGACGAGCACAAGGGCATCACGTCGATCGTCCAGTGGGTGCCGTTCAACGAGGGCTGGGGCGAGTACGACGCCGGCCGCATCGCCGACCTGGTGAAGAGCTGGGACTCCACCCGTCTCGTCAACCACAACTCGGGCTCGAACTGCTGCGACTCCGACCCGGACCCGGGCAACGGCGACGTGATCGACGACCACATGTACGTCGGCCCCGGCATCACCCGCGCCCCGACGGCCACCCGCATCGCGGTCAACGGCGAGTACGGCGGCCTCGGCCTGCGCGTGCCCAACCACGAGTGGCCGACCGCCGGCAAGTTCGCCTACGAGTGGCTGCCCGACACCAACTCGCTGACCAACCGGTACGTGCAGATCACGAGCAAGCTGGTCGACCTGATCTCGGCCAACGGGCTCTCCGGTTCGGTCTACACCGAGCCCACGGACGTCGAGGAGGAGCTGAACGGCTTCTACACGTACGACCGGCAGATCCAGAAGATGAACTTCGCCAGCGTGCGCGCGGTCAACCTGCGGGTGCTCGGCGCGGCGACCGGCACGACGTTGCCGCTCAACAAGCTGGCCTCGCTGCGGGTCACCACACCCGGCTTCACCGACCGTTACCTGCGGCACTCGAACGGCACGGCGAACACCGCGGTGATCAACGGTTCGAGCCCCACGAGTGACAAGCAGGACGCGACGTTCTGGGTGCGTCCGGGTCTGTCCAACAGCGCCTGCTACTCCTTCGAGTCGCGCAACTTCCCGGGGCAGTACCTGCGGCACCGGGCGTACCGGGTCTACCGGGAGGCGAGCACCGGCGGCACATTCAACGCCGACGCCACCTTCTGTGCGCGGCCCGGACTGTCCGGCGGCGGCACGTCGCTGGAGGCCTCGAACCTGGCCGGCTACTACCTGCGGCACCGCAACTCCGAGGTCTGGATGGACCCCAACAACGGCGGGTCGTTCACCAACGACGCGACGTGGAGTGTGGTCAACCCGTTGTGGCGCAGCGGTGCGGACCTGACCGTCGGGCAGAACCGGTCGTTCCGGGTCACCACCGCCGGGTACGACACCCGGTACCTGCGGCACCGTGACTCGCTGGCCCGGACCGACGTGATCAGCTCGGGCAGCGTGCTGCAGGACCGGCAGGACGCCACCTTCACCGTGCGGGCCGGCCTCGCCGACAGCACCTGCTACACGTTCGAATCGGTCAACTACCCGGGACGTTTCCTGCGGCACGCCGCCTACCGGGTGCAGACCGCGACGAACGACGGCACCACCACCTTCCAGCAGGACGCCACCTTCTGTGCCCAGCCGGGCCTGAACGGCGGCAGCGGCAACGTGTCGCTGGAGTCCTTCAACTACGCCGGTTACTACTGGCGGCACTACGGCGAGGCTGTCTACATCGCCACCAACGGCGGCGGCAACGCCTGGGACAACCCGGGCGGCTTCAACGCCGACGTCACCTGGAACAACGCGGCCCCACTGGGCTGA
- a CDS encoding ABC transporter substrate-binding protein produces MSAMSGRWRPAVLTLGAALLLASASACAKSEDSDTAGGSGTSASAGAQVAQSAAPGAKSCTLEQFGGTKIDLKTAKVGFSQSEKEANPFRIAETKSIKDEAAKLGIPAGNLQTTNANSQFNKQISDVEQMIDSGVQLLVIAPLNSDGWDSVFAKASAKKIPIITIDRKINATSCTDYLTFIGSDFEEQGKRAADKMAAALGNKGTVAILLGAPGNNVTTLRTKGFKDQIAKVAPEIKISFEQTGQFSREEGQKVSEQLLQSNSDINGIYAENDEMALGAEVALKGAGKKAGDVKIVSIDGTKGAVQGIVDGWIYSVIESNPRFGPLAFETATKFFNGEPIPEDIIISDREYDESNAKTDLNSAY; encoded by the coding sequence ATGAGCGCTATGTCCGGCCGCTGGAGGCCGGCGGTTCTTACCCTCGGCGCGGCCCTTCTTCTTGCCAGCGCGAGCGCGTGCGCGAAGTCCGAGGACAGCGACACGGCCGGCGGCAGCGGGACGTCCGCCTCCGCCGGTGCCCAGGTCGCCCAGTCGGCCGCACCCGGTGCGAAGAGCTGCACGCTGGAGCAGTTCGGCGGCACGAAGATCGACCTCAAGACCGCCAAGGTCGGCTTCTCCCAGTCGGAGAAGGAGGCGAACCCGTTCCGGATCGCCGAGACCAAGTCCATCAAGGACGAGGCGGCCAAGCTGGGCATCCCGGCCGGCAACCTCCAGACCACCAACGCGAACTCGCAGTTCAACAAGCAGATCAGCGACGTCGAGCAGATGATCGACTCGGGTGTGCAGCTGCTGGTCATCGCCCCGCTGAACTCCGACGGCTGGGACTCGGTCTTCGCCAAGGCCTCCGCCAAGAAGATCCCGATCATCACGATCGACCGCAAGATCAACGCGACCTCCTGCACCGACTACCTGACCTTCATCGGGTCGGACTTCGAGGAGCAGGGCAAGCGGGCGGCCGACAAGATGGCGGCGGCACTCGGCAACAAGGGCACCGTGGCGATCCTGCTCGGCGCGCCGGGCAACAACGTCACCACGCTGCGGACCAAGGGCTTCAAGGACCAGATCGCCAAGGTCGCGCCGGAGATCAAGATCTCGTTCGAGCAGACCGGTCAGTTCTCCCGCGAGGAGGGCCAGAAGGTCTCCGAGCAGCTGCTGCAGTCCAACTCGGACATCAACGGCATCTACGCGGAGAACGACGAGATGGCGCTCGGCGCCGAGGTGGCCCTGAAGGGTGCCGGCAAGAAGGCCGGTGACGTCAAGATCGTCTCGATCGACGGCACCAAGGGCGCGGTCCAGGGCATCGTCGACGGCTGGATCTACTCGGTCATCGAGTCCAACCCGCGCTTCGGCCCGCTCGCCTTCGAGACGGCCACCAAGTTCTTCAACGGTGAGCCGATCCCCGAGGACATCATCATCAGCGACCGCGAGTACGACGAGAGCAACGCGAAGACGGACCTGAACAGCGCTTACTGA
- a CDS encoding GlcNAc-transferase family protein, with the protein MTIFVSVAAYRDPELVPTVLDCLAKARHPEQLRIVVCWQHFGDEDVSPLTSHPRVELLDFDARESRGACWARAEIMRRYAGEDWFLQVDSHTRFAPGWDVRLIELAAATGADKPLLSCYPPTYEPDAAFTGAGQPTQITFDRWTGDGLPVFGQEHIPDWELRETPVPAHYIAAGFLFAPGSFVHEVPYDPGIYFHGEEITISARAFTWGYDLFHPAEVLSWHYYIRQDNPRHWTDHLDSPAGKGWFAMDRASRRRVANLLRFPSVGRYGIGPKRTMTEYETHIGVDFRNRKRTAADPRYVQL; encoded by the coding sequence GTGACGATCTTCGTGTCGGTCGCGGCGTACCGGGATCCCGAGCTGGTGCCGACCGTGCTGGACTGCCTGGCCAAGGCCCGCCATCCGGAGCAGCTGCGGATCGTGGTGTGCTGGCAGCACTTCGGCGACGAGGACGTCTCGCCGCTGACCAGCCATCCCCGGGTCGAGCTGCTCGACTTCGACGCCCGGGAGAGCCGCGGTGCCTGCTGGGCGCGCGCCGAGATCATGCGCCGGTACGCCGGCGAGGACTGGTTTCTCCAGGTCGACAGCCACACGCGTTTTGCCCCCGGCTGGGATGTCCGCCTGATCGAGCTGGCCGCCGCGACGGGCGCCGACAAACCGCTCCTGAGCTGCTATCCGCCGACCTACGAGCCGGACGCGGCGTTCACCGGCGCGGGGCAGCCGACGCAGATCACGTTCGACCGGTGGACCGGTGACGGGCTGCCGGTCTTCGGCCAGGAGCACATCCCGGACTGGGAGCTGCGGGAGACGCCTGTGCCGGCCCACTACATCGCGGCCGGGTTCCTCTTCGCGCCCGGTTCCTTTGTCCACGAGGTCCCGTACGACCCCGGCATCTACTTCCACGGCGAGGAGATCACTATCTCCGCGCGGGCCTTCACCTGGGGTTACGACCTGTTCCACCCGGCCGAGGTGCTGTCCTGGCACTACTACATCCGGCAGGACAACCCCCGGCACTGGACCGATCACCTCGACAGCCCGGCCGGCAAGGGCTGGTTCGCGATGGACCGCGCGAGCCGCCGCCGTGTGGCCAACCTGCTGCGCTTCCCCTCGGTCGGCCGGTACGGCATCGGTCCGAAACGGACCATGACGGAGTACGAGACGCACATCGGTGTCGACTTTCGAAACCGTAAGCGCACGGCCGCGGATCCTCGGTACGTTCAATTGTGA
- a CDS encoding YrhB family protein, translated as MDLAEARDRAADKLRELQDPATPLRLSDDPPDEYAWCWVFGFNTERWFRTGELTDGAVSGPVVVDKDGGAVWIAPSAPPLERWLNVHAAERGLGPVPVPEAGDPW; from the coding sequence GTGGACCTCGCTGAGGCGCGCGACCGCGCCGCGGACAAACTGCGTGAGCTGCAGGACCCGGCAACACCGCTGCGACTGTCGGACGATCCGCCCGACGAGTACGCCTGGTGCTGGGTGTTCGGCTTCAACACCGAGCGCTGGTTCCGTACCGGGGAGCTCACCGACGGCGCCGTCAGCGGACCGGTCGTGGTGGACAAGGACGGTGGTGCCGTGTGGATCGCCCCGTCGGCGCCGCCGCTCGAGCGCTGGCTGAACGTCCACGCCGCCGAACGCGGACTCGGCCCGGTGCCTGTTCCGGAGGCGGGTGACCCCTGGTGA
- a CDS encoding type VII secretion system-associated protein, with product MLVDDHFLLLDPEWQPDDSTATPPFEAVIGLWPRQADGSVGPFRSNPEYVPRYENSPSDPVDALLRLALRGDAELEDLQAVLRDTVVDLALNGDGRPLIQDSCVVVTTSALHRSRVSAPDWRQAGLTDVLAVLADWDLLINPGGPAPVRLAGAFVRETAR from the coding sequence GTGCTCGTGGATGATCACTTTCTGCTGCTGGACCCGGAATGGCAGCCGGACGACAGCACCGCGACGCCGCCCTTCGAGGCCGTCATCGGTCTGTGGCCGCGCCAGGCCGACGGGTCGGTCGGCCCGTTCCGCAGCAACCCCGAATACGTCCCGCGGTACGAGAACTCGCCGTCCGACCCGGTCGACGCGCTGCTGCGGCTGGCGCTGCGCGGCGACGCCGAGCTGGAAGATCTGCAGGCGGTGCTGCGTGACACCGTCGTCGACCTCGCGCTGAACGGTGACGGCCGGCCGCTGATCCAGGACTCCTGCGTTGTCGTCACGACCAGCGCGCTGCACCGCTCCCGGGTCTCCGCACCGGACTGGCGGCAGGCCGGGCTCACCGACGTTCTCGCCGTCCTGGCGGACTGGGACCTGCTGATCAATCCCGGCGGTCCGGCACCGGTACGCCTGGCCGGCGCCTTCGTCCGGGAGACCGCACGATGA